The Malus sylvestris chromosome 3, drMalSylv7.2, whole genome shotgun sequence genomic sequence GAGACGGCAGCCCCTTCATCTGATCCAAAGCCTCAATCGTCTTCCTCACCTCCAATCCCTTCACCTTCTCCCTGAAGTCGCCGTATGTCGTCGGCATATCCTCCAACTTAAACGGCAAATCCTCCGCGTGGTACAGAGTGCTTCCCCAAAAGTACTTGACCTCCACATTCTCCTCCTTCATCGCCGCCTCaatcttctcctcctccttaacCTCGTCGCGCGAAACCTCTCTGTGCGCATAAATGGCGTCAGCGCCGATCGCCTTCGCCAGCTCCACCAAAACCGTCTCGGGCTTCCCGATTCTGACCACCAGATCGGACCCTCTCGCCTGGAGATTCTTCCGGAGGTCCGCCACCGATTCGACCAAGAACGACGCCCGGTACGAGCCTGTCTTATCAAACCCAGAAGAGGATTTTGCGTAGTCCTTCGGATCGAAGCAGTAGACGGGCAAGACCGATACGGACTCGTTATTGGCCGAGTTGAGGCACTCGTTGTCGTGGACTCGTAAATCGTTTCGGAACCAGACAATGGAAGCTCGACGGATTGCGGCCCCATTGGAGGGGTCGAGGGGGCGGCGCGGACCCAAAGAGAGGGGGCTCTGCAGAGGGTTGGCGGAGATGGTGGACTTGAAGGAGAGCTTGGGCGGAGTTACATTAGccgtggagagagagagatgggtcaGGGACGATGCTTGCGTGGGGACCTTGACCTTGTTCGGCTGGGAAGAAAACAAGGTGGAAACTTTGGGTTGCTGGAAGAAGTGGGCGGGGagaattgtagagagagaaagtgaaagGGAGGCGGTGGCGAAGGGAGGAAATGCGGCGGCGGAAGGCACAATGGCAAGTGGGTTCTGTTCCTCCTGCGATTTGGATTCTGGGTTTTCTGGGATTTGGGAGTTGGTGTCCattttgctagggttttgatgGAGAG encodes the following:
- the LOC126614794 gene encoding blue-light photoreceptor PHR2-like — encoded protein: MDTNSQIPENPESKSQEEQNPLAIVPSAAAFPPFATASLSLSLSTILPAHFFQQPKVSTLFSSQPNKVKVPTQASSLTHLSLSTANVTPPKLSFKSTISANPLQSPLSLGPRRPLDPSNGAAIRRASIVWFRNDLRVHDNECLNSANNESVSVLPVYCFDPKDYAKSSSGFDKTGSYRASFLVESVADLRKNLQARGSDLVVRIGKPETVLVELAKAIGADAIYAHREVSRDEVKEEEKIEAAMKEENVEVKYFWGSTLYHAEDLPFKLEDMPTTYGDFREKVKGLEVRKTIEALDQMKGLPSRGDVEPGDIPTLMDLGLNPSATASQDGRPAAITSAVGGETEALERLKKYTAECQAQPPKVGKDGSHDSISGANFSCKVSPWLVLGCLSPRSMFDELKKTASRTISASSNRNDDGGSGMNWLMFELLWRDFFRFVTCSSAKKQLNAAPATASTGALA